In Plasmodium relictum strain SGS1 genome assembly, chromosome: 4, a single window of DNA contains:
- a CDS encoding DEAD/DEAH box helicase, putative: MNISSDIIEINKSNDTIFKVSKEIPDENLCKNMNEKNEKDIVCTMNKNLICDKIPKEDMICNNKENAAGKKNNVNITYKTNENTGEEMNEGMPYTMNKKTDLEKKRVIEPTDNSDFSEYLYLSEHLKIRKDNKIFVTRALNDYINEHINVICLYDELNFNNKNNKVDKLMDIGLKLKYLRYKDNIKKRKKKEKCKKASSHNKLNNSLSNELKCNKLLTHEKLTEFPIKDTTSLSSSSTLSSSCSDCSISSKCSKNSKGSSQSSYLFSDSSNCDEDISENSGTSDEEILKNTKFDEEELSELKKLEKAKNIYFRYVDQIFIRYNMMANFNLDFFENLLNMALTSKGDKRIRCDLENTMTLIKNFLSDKNNFKKIELNQKKLRSDVINSMFGFYIINESQPMKIPIKGMNNSNYKNQPISNIFAYKSRRNKNRVDAIFDKLYDTKKEKKIDKREPTKKILDKNKVALNFNQDAKKIDIVVKNNLEEYIKSIQKNSKIHNKMTSLKQYILTSNWNNLKKHNNYITLLHEEKRRNKKSIAKLCYNQMKAIEQKRKVILEKEEKERMRLLKENDMDAYIKLIKTAKNKRLQELLDITEEFLNNMSKNVLHQKKDTFNEKNNVDSEDKIDYEENMKGLQKSNYKNAREKYYNVSHTVKEKVKQPSILTGGTLMKYQLEGLEWLISLYNNNLHGILADEMGLGKTIQTISLFAYLKEFKNNINVKNLIIVPLSTLPNWLSEFSRWCPSLNVITYRGSKLERKSIARQLVESDFDICLTTFDFIIKEKTFLMKISWNYIVVDEGHRMKNNKSRFHSILSEFKSKYRVLLTGTPLQNNLSELWSLLNFLLPKIFSSCVDFEKWFVRPLHNEKDVYETITEEEQLLIINRLHSVLLPFMLRRVKKDVLKSLPKKYEYNVHIELSLYQKILYKQIQTKGFKQVNNNGSITTKNFQNIVMQLRKIVNHPYLFLYDYEIDDMMIKCSGKFEVLDRMLPKLLKFKHKVLIFSQMTKLMNILCDYLEFRGYKYHRLDGNIGLQERKKIIDEFNKIDNIQDNSNDENKNKDDDKNEYENKHESINEHENENQSEDSKKIKHNENVNDDESNGGNKDTMIFILSTRSGSLGLNLQTADTVIIFDSDFNPHQDIQAMCRCHRIGQKNVVKVFRFITLSGVEQLVFKKAQHKLSINDKVIQAGLFNKIYNDEDRQNKLKNIIQRNQNSNITIQPTNPLLLNYYMGRSEEELEYFHNFDKNYFGEYYYSLLNLVNHENESNNQFTYMSEDEKEENNPYLRDIKKKEEKEDDYQNEDEETDENENKEQNLEENEYIDKKKEENMKYTGSEKEEKRDNESECDLKKDEIKREKNGNMQEETKKEKMIYKNKNNLKKRKYDNDLKYEEGSKDEEEIEIENSQSDVSNSLDKKLETDMHNLYKKNNIENNPSLDEEMNEKINLVDNNEVNENGEEDYYSFILKEKNQNEIERILIKSNKLINKEELPSYLFYEDSNEMHEISLKRKRKVINTNLMEEEKLTEKQFLKLIDASSSKCSSNEKSFLKMKSKEKIENESETETSCKKENSNKMENKKEEMDKIEAPNKMRSLIRKENLDKNESTSKVGNPYNMRSLSKKDIPNNMRTLSRKESPFDTYSPINSTNKYFSKKGKRKHSINETKEEKNKKIKASLNG; encoded by the coding sequence atgaaTATTAGTAGCGATattatagaaataaataaatctaATGACACTATTTTTAAAGTGTCCAAAGAAATTCCAGATGAAAATTTGTGCAAAAAcatgaatgaaaaaaatgaaaaagacaTAGTATGTactatgaataaaaatttgatTTGTGATAAAATTCCTAAGGAAGATATGAtatgtaataataaagaaaatgcagcagggaaaaaaaataatgtaaacaTAACTTATAAGACAAATGAAAATACAGGAGAAGAAATGAACGAAGGCATGCCATATACTATGAATAAAAAGACAGatctagaaaaaaaaagagtaatCGAACCTACTGATAATTCGGATTTTTCTGAATACTTATACTTAAGTGAGCActtaaaaattagaaaagaTAATAAGATCTTTGTTACCCGTGCTTTGAATGATTATATTAATGAGCACATTAATGTAATATGCCTATATGacgaattaaattttaataataaaaataataaggtAGATAAATTAATGGATATAGGATTAAAgctaaaatatttaagatataaagataatataaaaaaaagaaaaaaaaaagaaaaatgtaaaaaggCTTCATCACATAATAAATTGAATAATTCATTAAGTAACGAATTAAAGTGTAATAAACTACTTACTCACGAAAAATTAACTGAGTTCCCAATAAAGGACACTACATCCTTATCTTCTAGTTCCACCCTTTCTTCTTCATGCTCCGATTGTTCAATTTCATCTAAATGCTCTAAAAATTCAAAAGGATCTTCTCAAAGTAGTTACTTATTTTCTGATTCATCCAATTGTGACGAGGATATTTCTGAAAACTCTGGTACATCAGatgaagaaattttaaaaaatacaaaatttgATGAAGAAGAATTATCTGAgcttaaaaaattagaaaaggcaaaaaacatttattttaGGTATGTAGATCAAATATTTATACGATATAATATGATGgctaattttaatttagatttttttgaaaatttattaaatatggCCCTTACATCAAAAGGTGATAAAAGGATTAGATGTGATCTTGAAAATACAATgacattaataaaaaattttctttcagataaaaataattttaaaaaaatagaattaaatcaaaaaaaattaaggtCAGACGTTATTAACTCAATGTTTggattttatataattaatgaaaGTCAACCAATGAAAATACCAATAAAAGGTATGAACAATTCTAACTATAAAAATCAGCCGATATCTAACATATTTGCTTATAAATCACGGAGAAATAAAAACAGAGTAGATGCTATTTTTGATAAACTTTAtgatacaaaaaaagaaaaaaaaattgataaaagAGAACCAACGAAGAaaattttagataaaaataaagtggCATTAAATTTCAATCAAGATGCAAAGAAAATAGATATAGttgttaaaaataatttggaagaatacataaaaagtattcaaaaaaactctaaaatacataataaaatgaCAAGTttaaaacaatatatattaacATCTAATtggaataatttaaaaaagcataataattatataacttTGTTACATGAAGAAAAAAGGAGAAATAAGAAAAGTATTGCTAAATTGTGTTATAATCAAATGAAAGCAATagaacaaaaaagaaaagttatattagaaaaagaagaaaaagaaagaatgagactattaaaagaaaatgatatgGATGCAtacattaaattaataaaaacagCAAAAAACAAAAGATTACAAGAATTATTAGATATAACGGAAGAGTTTCTCAATAATATGTCTAAAAATGTTTTGCATCAAAAAAAAGACacatttaatgaaaaaaataatgttgaTAGTGAGGATAAAATAGACtatgaagaaaatatgaaAGGTTTACAAAAAtcgaattataaaaatgctagagaaaaatattataatgttTCTCATACTGTTAAGGAAAAAGTAAAGCAACCATCTATTTTAACTGGAGGTACTTTAATGAAGTATCAGTTAGAAGGATTAGAATGGTTAATctctttatataataataatttgcaTGGCATATTGGCTGATGAAATGGGTTTAGGAAAAACAATTCAAACCATAAGCCTATTTGCATATTTAAAGGAGTTTAAAAACAATATCAATGTTAAGAATTTAATTATTGTTCCATTATCTACTCTTCCAAATTGGCTTAGTGAATTTAGCAGATGGTGTCCATCTTTAAATGTAATTACTTATAGAGGTAGTAAATTAGAAAGAAAAAGCATAGCAAGACAACTAGTGGAGAGTGACTTTGATATATGTTTAACTACATttgattttattataaaagaaaaaacatttCTGATGAAAATATCATGGAATTACATAGTAGTTGATGAAGGACATcgtatgaaaaataataaatcacGATTTCATTCAATTCTATCTGAATTTAAAAGTAAGTATCGTGTACTATTAACAGGAACCCCAttacaaaataatttatccGAACTTTGGTCCCTTCTTAATTTTCTTCTTCCTAAAATATTTTCCTCTTGTGTTGATTTTGAGAAATGGTTTGTTAGACCATTGCATAATGAAAAGGATGTGTATGAAACAATAACAGAAGAAGAacaattattaattattaatagatTACACAGTGTTCTGTTACCATTTATGTTAAGAAGAGTTAAGAAAGATGTGTTAAAATCATTACCTAAGAAATATGAATACAATGTGCATATAGAATTATCTCTGTATCAAAAgattttatataaacaaataCAAACAAAAGGATTTAAACaggttaataataatggTTCTATTACtactaaaaattttcaaaatattgttatgcaattaagaaaaattgtTAACCATCcatatctatttttatatgattatGAAATTGATGATATGATGATAAAATGTAGCGGAAAATTTGAAGTATTAGATAGAATGCTACCtaaacttttaaaatttaaacataaagttttaatattttctcaAATGACTAAATTAATGAACATTTTATGTGACTATTTAGAATTTAGAGGATATAAATATCATAGGTTAGACGGAAATATAGGATTGcaagagagaaaaaaaattattgatgAATTTAACAAGATAGATAATATACAAGACAATtcaaatgatgaaaataaaaataaggatgatgataaaaatgaGTATGAAAACAAACATGAAAGTATAAATGAacatgaaaatgaaaatcaaAGTGAAgatagtaaaaaaataaagcatAATGAAAATGTTAATGATGATGAATCTAACGGTGGAAATAAGGACACAatgatatttatattatctacGAGATCAGGAAGTTTAGGTTTAAATTTGCAGACTGCTGATACTGTCATAATTTTTGATAGTGATTTCAATCCTCATCAAGATATACAAGCAATGTGTAGGTGTCATAGAATAGGGCAAAAAAACGTTGTCAAAGTTTTTCGATTTATAACACTATCTGGGGTAGAGCAGTTAGTTTTCAAAAAAGCACAACACAAGCTAAGTATTAATGATAAAGTTATACAAGCAggtttatttaataaaatatataatgatgAAGACAGacaaaacaaattaaaaaatattattcaaaGAAATCAAAACAGTAATATTACAATACAACCTACTAACCCTTtactattaaattattatatggGAAGAAGTGAAGAAGAATTagaatattttcataattttgataaaaactattttggagaatattattattctcTTTTAAATTTGGTGAATCATGAGAATGAAAGTAATAATCAATTTACTTATATGAGTgaagatgaaaaagaagaaaataatccATACTTGAGggatattaaaaagaaagaagaaaaagaggATGATTATCAAAATGAGGATGAAGAAAcagatgaaaatgaaaataaagaacaaaatttagaagaaaatgaatatatcgataaaaaaaaagaggaaaatatgaaatatacCGGATCAgaaaaggaagaaaaaagAGATAATGAAAGTGAATGCGATTTAAAAAAGgatgaaataaaaagagaaaaaaatggaaatatGCAAGAAGAAAcgaaaaaagagaaaatgatatacaaaaataaaaataatttaaaaaaaagaaaatatgataacgatttaaaatatgaagaaGGATCTAAggatgaagaagaaatagaaatagaaaattctCAAAGTGATGTATCAAATTctttagataaaaaattagaaacaGATAtgcataatttatataaaaaaaataatatagaaaataatccATCATTAGATGAAGAaatgaatgaaaaaattaatttagtTGATAACAATGAAGTAAACGAAAATGGAGAAGAGGATTATTATAGTTTTAtactaaaagaaaaaaatcaaaatgaAATTGAAAggatattaattaaatcaaacaaattaattaataaagaagaatTACCATCATATCTATTTTATGAAGACTCCAATGAAATGCACGAAATAAGtcttaaaagaaaaagaaaagttaTAAATACAAACTTAATGGAGGAAGAAAAATTAACAGAGAAACAATtcttaaaattaatagatGCTTCTTCTTCAAAATGTTCAAGCAATGAAAAatcctttttaaaaatgaagagtaaagaaaaaatagaaaatgaaaGCGAAACAGAGACTTCatgtaaaaaagaaaattcaaataaaatggaaaataaaaaggaagaaaTGGATAAAATAGAAGCACCCAATAAAATGAGGAGTTTAattagaaaagaaaatttagataaaaatgaaagtaCTAGTAAAGTGGGTAATCCCTATAATATGAGAAGTTTAAGTAAAAAGGATATTCCAAATAATATGAGAACCCTAAGTAGAAAAGAAAGCCCATTTGATACATATTCTCCTATAAACTcaacaaataaatatttctcgAAGAAGggaaaaagaaaacatagtataaatgaaacaaaagaagaaaaaaataaaaaaataaaagcatcCTTAAAtggataa